A window of bacterium genomic DNA:
TGCCAGCCACCTGCATCATGGCGAAGGCGCAGAGGGCCAGCCCCGCCGTCACCGAGAGGTTGCCGGTGGCACTGCTGCCAAAGGGCACCAGACCTAGCAGATTCATGGTGAGGATGAAGAAGAAGACGGTGAGAAAGAAGGGCAGGTAGCGGCGCCCCTCCTCGCCCGTGTTGGGCAGGACGACCTGATCGCGGATGAAGAGGATGAATACCTCGATGAGATTGCCCGCGCCCCTGGGCGAGGCGCTGCCGGCGGTGCGGCGCGCCCTGGCCATCAGCACCAGCAATAGCAGAACAGCCACGCCCATGAAGACCAGGTGCTTCGAGAGCATCAAGTAGGCGCGGCCATCTTCCGCCTTCACCATCCAGTTGATCAGCGGGTTGCCCTCGCGCGTGGCTTGGTAGAGTCCGTTGAAGAACGGCAGGGGAATGCGCACGCGGTCCATGTGGAAGGCCACCAGCGGCAGCTCGATGTGGCCCGAGTCGGTCAGGTGGTGTTCCATCACCCCCTTGACGATCGAGCCCACATCACCCGCCGGGGCGCCGTGGCCGTCGTCATGTCCTGCCCCGCCATGCCCTGCCTCGGGGGGTGCGGCCTCGCCCTGCGCCTCGTCATTGGGGGCGATCCCGTGGCCGGCTTCCGCGGGTGGATCGGCAGTCACGATCGACGGCTTCTCATCATGCTGCGGGGCCGCCGGAGCGGCGCCGGCCGGGCCGGCCGCCAGCAGCCAGATCAGGCCCAGGCTGCAGATCAAGGGTAGCAAGCGCCTCATGCGGATGGTCCGGCCCTCTATTTTTCGTGCACGTGCTTCGTCGTCGTCTCGGCGCGACCTTCCCCGTCCAGCCGCTTCAGGCGCCAGGCGAGCAAAGCCGCCTGGGTGATCAGCAGCGCCACCACGCAGAAGGCGAGGCTGACCGCGTAGGGCTGGGCGAAGTCCTTGCCCGCCCTGGCATGCACGACCAGGATGAGCGCGGTCAGGGCCGCCAGCTTGCCCAGGAAAACTCCCGTCGCCCGGGCCAGTAGCGGCAGCAGGCCGCGTCCCAGGGCCGGCCAGATGACGG
This region includes:
- the atpB gene encoding F0F1 ATP synthase subunit A, coding for MRRLLPLICSLGLIWLLAAGPAGAAPAAPQHDEKPSIVTADPPAEAGHGIAPNDEAQGEAAPPEAGHGGAGHDDGHGAPAGDVGSIVKGVMEHHLTDSGHIELPLVAFHMDRVRIPLPFFNGLYQATREGNPLINWMVKAEDGRAYLMLSKHLVFMGVAVLLLLVLMARARRTAGSASPRGAGNLIEVFILFIRDQVVLPNTGEEGRRYLPFFLTVFFFILTMNLLGLVPFGSSATGNLSVTAGLALCAFAMMQVAGMRAHGVWGHFKGLMPHGVPVFVAPILLPIEFLGLFTKPFALCVRLFANMMAGHAVIAAFMGLIVVPVLALTNVPVAVAIGLLELFVAFLQAFIFTMLTAIFTGAFIHQH